From one Leishmania major strain Friedlin complete genome, chromosome 33 genomic stretch:
- a CDS encoding metallo-peptidase, Clan MA(E), Family M32 — protein MEPYKKLETIFTKVYRLDHFLGLGNWDMNTNMPPKGEESRGEAMAMLSELRFGFITAPEVKSLIESATKGSDELNAVQRANLREMRRAWKSATALPAEFVGRKMRLTTHAHSVWRDSRKANDFAKFLPVLRDLVALAREEGTYLAAGTSLSPYEALMNEYEPGITTQKLDEVYANVKSWLPQLLKDIVQKQSGDAVIAFSQKFPQDKQEALCKEFMKIWHFDTDAGRLDVSPHPFTGMTKEDCRLTTNYIEDTFVQSLYGVIHESGHGKYEQNCGPREHITQPVCNARSLGLHESQSLFAEFQIGHATPFIDYLTTRLPEFFEAQPAFSQDNMRKLLQQVKPGYIRVDADEVCYPLHVILRYEIERDLMEGKMEVEDVPRAWNAKMQEYLGLSTEGGDDIGCLQDVHWSMGALGYFPTYSLGAMYAAQIMASIRKELGDDKVDECLRNGDLHPLLKKQQEKIWDHGCLYETDDLMTRATGETLNPEYLRRHLEARYLKA, from the coding sequence ATGGAGCCGTACAAGAAGCTGGAAACGATCTTTACAAAGGTCTACCGCCTCGACCACTTCCTTGGTCTCGGCAACTGGGACATGAACACAAACATGCCCCCCAAGGGCGAGGAGTCACGCGGTGAGGCGATGGCGATGCTCTCGGAGCTCCGCTTTGGCTTCATCACGGCACCGGAGGTGAAGAGCCTTATTGAGAGCGCCACcaagggcagcgacgagctgaatgcggtgcagcgcgcaaACTTACGGGAAATGAGGCGTGCGTGGaagagcgccaccgccttgCCGGCAGAGTTTGTGGGCCGCAAGATGCGCctcaccacacacgcgcacagcgtgTGGCGCGACAGCCGCAAAGCAAATGACTTTGCCAAGTTCCTACCGGTGCTTAGGGACCTGGTGGCGCTCGCCCGTGAGGAGGGCACCTACCTtgccgccggcacctccctctccccgtATGAGGCGCTCATGAACGAGTACGAGCCAGGCATCACGACACAGAAGCTGGATGAGGTGTACGCAAATGTGAAGTcgtggctgccgcagctgctaAAGGACATTGTGCAAAAGCAGTCCGGCGACGCGGTGATAGCGTTCTCGCAGAAGTTCCCGCAGGACAAGCAGGAAGCACTGTGCAAGGAGTTCATGAAGATCTGGCACTTCGACACCGATGCCGGTCGCCTCGACGTCAGCCCCCACCCTTTTACGGGAATGACGAAGGAGGACTGCCGACTCACAACAAACTACATCGAAGACACGTTTGTGCAGAGCTTGTACGGCGTCATCCACGAGAGCGGACATGGCAAGTATGAGCAGAACTGTGGCCCGCGCGAGCACATCACGCAGCCGGTGTGCAACGCCCGCTCTCTTGGCCTGCATGAGAGCCAGAGCCTCTTTGCAGAGTTTCAGATCGGCCACGCGACGCCCTTCATCGACTACCTCACAACTCGCCTTCCTGAGTTCTTCGAGGCGCAGCCAGCGTTCTCGCAGGACAACATGCGCAAgttgctgcagcaggtgaaGCCTGGCTACATCCGCGTCGATGCCGACGAGGTGTGCTACCCGCTACACGTGATCCTGCGCTATGAGATCGAGCGCGACTTAATGGAGGGCAAGATGGAGGTGGAAGacgtgccgcgcgcgtggAACGCAAAGATGCAGGAGTACTTGGGTCTCTCAACGGAGGGCGGTGACGACATTGGGTGCCTGCAGGACGTGCATTGGTCCATGGGTGCGCTCGGCTACTTCCCGACGTACTCGCTCGGTGCCATGTATGCGGCGCAGATCATGGCGAGCATCCGAAAGGAGCTGGGAGACGACAAGGTGGATGAGTGCCTGCGCAACGGTgacctccaccccctcctgaagaagcagcaggagaagATCTGGGACCACGGATGCCTGTACGAGACAGATGACCTCATGACGCGTGCGACGGGAGAGACGCTGAACCCCGAGTACCTGCGCCGTCACCTGGAGGCGCGCTACCTAAAGGCCTGA
- a CDS encoding putative UDP-N-acetylglucosamine pyrophosphorylase, with the protein MSSKAALLAVLAGSGQEHLVDDYDALSPSEQTTLATQILSYTNAQWKHMNVILRDSLRLLNLSNAAAGTGGGDAATAAPNITPPPADTIINVPALLAKRPSELAAIRAAGMRVVASGEGAVLLMAGGSGTRLGMTIPKGMVECDKLVSGRSLFAYHCQRIRKMERMAAAAAASLSQPSAVAAAGAAPVPPGAGRGTMPLLVTTSDQNDTATRQFFHDHDFFGLLPNQVFFSRQSSLPCYDEATGRVLMQARGSICLAPGGNAGVYESLAKASATTSGSQSVLAQIEARGVRYVQIVSVDNILARVGDPYFFGVAASYQAEVVLKTVPKVSAAEKVGVVAQVDGEWAVVEYTEIGDRRSAETDPATGELAFNCGSIASHCCSLDFLALAATYMETSTFYHAARKTIPTINGPAPAIKLEAFIFDVFRYAKDVPSRAERAKKAPLPDALQILQVDRSMEFAPIKNADGAAADTPTTAAQLLLDLHTRWVTEAIEAAPGTYAVASTSTSAMYTALERATALQRLRDGQCCWEISPLVSYEGEGLAAYVGQLIHRSATGSGVLGLEEATAGTANM; encoded by the coding sequence ATGTCCTCGAAGGCCGCACTGCTGGCTGTCTTGGCGGGGAGTGGCCAGGAGCATCTCGTCGACGACTACGACGCGCTTTCGCCATCGGAGCAGACGACGCTGGCGACTCAGATTCTGTCGTACACGAACGCGCAGTGGAAGCACATGAACGTGATTCTGCGAGACAGCCTGCGCCTCCTGAATTTGagcaacgccgctgcaggtACAGGAGGGGGCGACGCTGCGACGGCTGCCCCGAACATTACGCCTCCTCCGGCGGACACGATCATCAATGTTCCTGCTCTCCTCGCCAAGAGGCCCAGCGAGCTGGCAGCTATCCGAGCCGCCGGCATGCGCGTGGTCGCGAGCGGCgagggggcggtgctgctgatggcggGCGGAAGTGGCACCCGTCTGGGCATGACCATCCCCAAAGGCATGGTCGAGTGCGACAAGCTCGTCAGCGGACGTTCGCTCTTCGCGTACCACTGCCAGCGCATCCGCAAGATGGAGAGgatggccgctgccgctgcggcatcgCTGTCGCAGCCGTCTGCTGtagctgcagcaggtgcagcgccCGTGCCACCAGGCGCCGGCCGTGGGAccatgccgctgctggtcaCGACGTCAGACCAGAATGACACCGCGACGCGGCAGTTTTTTCACGACCACGACTTCTTTGGGCTGCTGCCCAATCAGGTGTTCTTCTCTCGTCAAAGCTCACTCCCGTGCTACGACGAGGCGACAGGGCGAGTGCTGATGCAGGCGAGAGGCAGCATTTGCCTCGCACCGGGCGGCAACGCCGGTGTCTATGAGAGTTTGGCCAAGGCGTCCGCCACGACTTCTGGCAGCCAGAGCGTGCTGGCGCAAATCGAAGCACGGGGCGTGCGCTATGTTCAAATCGTGAGTGTGGACAACATCCTCGCCAGGGTGGGTGATCCGTACTTCTTCGGTGTGGCCGCATCATACCAGGCTGAGGTGGTCCTCAAGACGGTACCAAAGGTGTCAGCGGCCGAGAAGGTCGGCGTCGTAGCGCAGGTGGACGGTGAATGGGCCGTCGTCGAGTACACGGAGATTGGGGATAGGCGTTCCGCCGAAACGGATCCAGCGACGGGCGAGCTTGCTTTCAactgcggcagcatcgctTCCCACTGCTGCTCCCTTGATTTCCTGGCGCTTGCTGCCACGTACATGGAGACGAGCACCTTTTACCACGCAGCCCGCAAGACGATTCCGACCATTAACGGTCCAGCACCTGCGATCAAGCTTGAGGCGTTTATCTTTGACGTCTTCCGCTACGCGAAGGACGTGCCGAGTCGGGCGGAGCGAGCCAAGaaggcaccgctgccggacGCGTTGCAGATTCTGCAGGTGGACCGCAGCATGGAGTTTGCGCCGATTAAGAAcgctgatggcgctgccgcggataCGCCAACGACCGCCGCTCAGCTGCTCTTGGACCTGCACACCCGATGGGTGACCGAGGCTATCGAAGCGGCTCCGGGGACTTATGCAGTGGCTTCAACCAGCACGTCCGCGATGTACACGGCACTGGAGCGCGCGACAGCGCTCCAGCGACTGCGTGACGGGCAGTGTTGCTGGGAAATCTCTCCCCTCGTTTCGTATGAGGGCGAGGGGCTCGCGGCATACGTAGGGCAGTTGATTCACCGATCTGCcactggcagcggcgtcttGGGCCTGGAGGAGGCAACGGCGGGCACGGCGAACATGTGA
- a CDS encoding putative recombinase rad51: protein MALIECAESLSSSTKAKLQDAGILYVSEVVSLLSSTGYRAGDEGDSKPASALRHLSTALKHHMSPSDPRAPRRLRRDAGGDDRGALGGQAEPASVSRSIETTAPSTLRKDTEASRFLNLTEDEMREIVEMAARATAGADGEHKGGNDTASSAQGSDSIHDVMSSLPPRAPVCLSRSADSAPETCERAHRGDRRSGAIPGCRTVREMHAEFQARQAQGFSTHVTTFSGELDGVLGGGVPVGGVTEISGPPGVGKTQLLMQLAVSCAMPVEFGGMGGACLFVDTEGSFVAERLEQMATAAVSLVRAILLTQPQPPQHETTVAPSSDARLSQESPKKRGRSPPLDSRKASRSHGHCTDLGAAPGIQAEFTVESVLQRVHYIRVTDLAGLLALLHSLPSWFEEERTAEAKSVGTSGTADTPTRSSGQGDSSVNSARAAVQMVLIDSIALPFRSSEDFHREGLMSSTGSSGDSAMHLLVDTGRSAAHNSLFLQSPNRLLSKHGLWRRSRLLFQCSTLLEGLAATFQLAIVVTNHMTTKVLHGTAANGTANGSSAEESGCSAPNSEENAGQRRQSVLVPALGDAWGQGLSTRLLLSFHHYDVPACSFADRPTSPSAATECTEDVVYSLSSQQQQLPTSLRRVVQHRVVRVLKCSGQPRRETCFAVTSKGIRDARRDMVSQRVATAIRGREPHK, encoded by the coding sequence ATGGCACTGATCGAGTGCGCCGAGTCGCTATCCTCCTCCACCAAGGCGAAACTGCAGGACGCTGGCATCCTCTACGTTTCGGAGGTtgtctcccttctctcttcgaCGGGCTATCGCGCTGGCGATGAAGGCGACAGCAAGCCGGCTtccgcgctgcggcacctcaGCACTGCATTGAAGCATCACATGTCCCCGAGTGACCCCCGAGCCCCGCGCCGACTGAGAAGAGATGCCGGCGGAGATGACCGTGGTGCTTTAGGTGGTCAGGCCGAGCCGGCCAGCGtctcgcgcagcatcgagacgacggcgccatcgacTCTCCGCAAGGACACCGAGGCGTCAAGGTTCCTGAATCTCACCGAGGACGAGATGCGCGAAATTGTCGAGATGGCGGCACGTGCCACCGCAGGAGCAGATGGGGAACACAAAGGAGGCAACGATACTGCTTCCAGCGCGCAAGGGAGCGATTCCATTCATGATGTGATGTCATCTTTgcctcctcgcgcacctGTTTGCTTATCCCGGTCGGCGGACTCTGCACCCGAGACATGCGAACGCGCTCACAGGGGTGACAGGCGCTCTGGTGCGATCCCGGGCTGCCGCACGGTGCGTGAGATGCACGCAGAATTCCAGGCCCGTCAAGCGCAGGGCTTTTCGACCCACGTGACAACCTTCTCTGGGGAGCTCGACGGCGTACTTGGAGGTGGCGTTCCCGTTGGCGGCGTCACCGAGATCAGTGGGCCCCCTGGCGTTGGCAAGACACAGCTGTTGATGCAGCTAGCAGTTAGCTGTGCCATGCCAGTAGAGTTCGGAGGGATGGGTGGCGCGTGCCTTTTCGTTGATACGGAGGGCAGCTTTGTGGCTGAGCGCTTAGAGCAAAtggccacggcggcggtgtcccTCGTGCGCGCCATCCTTctcacgcagccgcagccgccacaaCACGAGACCACTGTCGCGCCATCATCAGACGCGCGACTGTCACAAGAGTCGCCTAAAAAGCGAGGCCGCTCGCCCCCGCTGGATTCCCGAAAGGCATCGCGTTCACACGGTCATTGCACGGACCTGGGTGCCGCACCAGGCATTCAAGCGGAGTTCACGGTGGAGTCCGTGTTGCAGCGTGTGCACTACATCCGAGTAACAGACCTTGCAGGACTGCTTGCGCTCCTGCACAGTCTGCCGTCGTGGTTTGAGGAGGAGCGGACTGCCGAGGCGAAGAGTGTTGGCACGAGTGGCACAGCAGACACACCGACGCGTTCTTCAGGGCAGGGTGACAGCTCTGTCAACAGCGCTCGCGCGGCAGTGCAGATGGTGCTGATAGACTCGATCGCGTTGCCGTTCCGCTCCTCAGAGGACTTCCATAGAGAAGGGCTCATGAGCAGCACTGGTAGCAGTGGGGACAGCGCCATGCATCTTCTCGTCGACACTGGTAGGAGTGCTGCGCACAACAGCCTCTTTTTGCAGTCCCCCAACAGGCTCTTGTCGAAGCACGGACTCTGGCGACGGTCGCGGCTGCTGTTTCAGTGCAGTACGCTGCTGGAGGGACTGGCAGCCACATTTCAGTTGGCGATCGTTGTCACCAACCATATGACCACCAAGGTGCTGCACGGCACTGCCGCCAACGGCACTGCAAACGGTAGCTCAGCAGAGGAATCCGGTTGCTCCGCGCCAAACAGCGAGGAGAACGCAGGCCAGCGTCGGCAGAGCGTTCTCGTCCCGGCGCTCGGTGATGCGTGGGGCCAGGGCCTTTCCACGCGGCTTCTTCTTTCTTTCCATCACTACGACGTTCCCGCCTGCAGTTTTGCTGATCGACCCAcctcgccgtcggctgctACAGAGTGCACGGAGGACGTTGTCTACTCCCTGtcatcacagcagcagcagctgccgacCTCTCTGCGCAGAGTGGTGCAGCACCGGGTGGTGCGGGTGCTCAAGTGCAGCGGCCAGCCGAGGCGGGAGACGTGCTTCGCCGTGACGTCGAAGGGGATTCGTGACGCTCGCAGGGACATGGTGTCACAACGCGTTGCGACGGCTATTCGTGGCAGAGAACCGCACAAATAG
- a CDS encoding putative isocitrate dehydrogenase, protein MAESISFAKGALVVPSCPIIPYIEGDGIGKEITEVAHRVFDAAVAKEYGTTRKISWLEVLAGEKAFEQKGSWLPEETIEAFDKHRIGMKGPLTTPVGEGIRSLNVVLRHRLDLFVCQRPVRWFTGVGSPIRHPEWVDMVVFRENTEDIYSGIEWGQGTPEAAKFADFLTKEMGVTTVRFPETSAYGVKPVSLEGSERLVRAAVQYAIDHHLPSVTLVHKGNIMKFTEGCFKKWGYALAEREFPDAAFTMTQYDAIKEKGGKEAAETALREAMDSGKVVIKDCICDAFLQNTILRPLDYSVIATMNLNGDYVSDQLAALVGGIGIAPGANINYVTGHAIFEATHGTAPDIAGQGKANPSSLILSGAMMFDYMGWSEVSARIINALEMVFQANMATVDLARQMTGARALSTAEFGEAIIKKINGDEA, encoded by the coding sequence ATGGCGGAATCCATCTCTTTCGCGAAGGGGGCGCTGGTGGTGCCAAGTTGCCCCATTATCCCCTACATTGAGGGGGACGGCATTGGCAAGGAGATCACGGAGGTGGCGCACCGCGTCTTtgatgcggcggtggcaaagGAGTACGGCACCACCCGGAAGATTTCGTGGCTAGAGGTGCTCGCGGGGGAGAAAGCGTTCGAGCAGAAGGGCAGCTGGCTGCCGGAGGAGACCATCGAGGCATTTGACAAGCACCGCATTGGCATGAAGGGCCCACTGACAACCCCGGTTGGTGAGGGGATCCGCTCGCTCAACGTGGTGCTGCGTCACCGGCTGGACTTGTTCGTCTGCCAGCGCCCCGTACGATGGTTCACCGGCGTCGGATCGCCGATCCGACACCCGGAGTGGGTGGACATGGTTGTGTTTCGCGAGAACACGGAGGACATATACTCTGGCATTGAGTGGGGCCAGGGCACCCCTGAGGCTGCCAAATTTGCAGACTTTCTGACGAAGGAGATGGGTGTGACGACGGTGCGCTTCCCTGAGACGAGCGCGTACGGCGTGAAGCCGGTTTCGCTGGAGGGAAGCGagcggctggtgcgtgcggcggtgcagtACGCTATCGATCACCATCTTCCGTCTGTTACGCTGGTGCACAAAGGCAACATCATGAAGTTCACAGAGGGTTGCTTCAAGAAGTGGGGCTACGCCTTGGCCGAGCGTGAGTTCCCCGATGCCGCCTTCACCATGACGCAGTACGACGCCATCAAGGAGAAAGGCGGCAAGGAGGCGGCtgagacggcgctgcgcgaggcgatGGACAGCGGCAAAGTCGTTATCAAGGATTGCATCTGTGACGCCTTTCTGCAAAACACGATTCTCCGCCCATTGGACTATAGCGTGATTGCCACCATGAACCTGAACGGCGATTACGTGTCTGATCAGCTGGCCGCGCTTGTCGGTGGCATCGGCATCGCGCCAGGCGCGAACATCAACTATGTGACCGGCCACGCTATTTTCGAGGCGACGCATGGGACGGCGCCGGATATCGCTGGGCAAGGTAAAGCGAACCCATCCTCGCTCATCCTATCTGGGGCTATGATGTTTGACTACATGGGCTGGTCCGAGGTGTCGGCGCGCATCATCAACGCGCTTGAGATGGTCTTTCAGGCAAACATGGCAACCGTCGATCTTGCGCGGCAGATGACCGGTGCCAGGGCACTCTCGACAGCAGAATTCGGGGAGGCGATCATCAAGAAGATcaacggcgacgaggcgTAG